In one Ischnura elegans chromosome 13, ioIscEleg1.1, whole genome shotgun sequence genomic region, the following are encoded:
- the LOC124170247 gene encoding uncharacterized protein LOC124170247 has protein sequence MASNISASCAEQFVEERLLNGLFTGPLLQHKELLNMLEDVDVRYMRQKTLLHVGVGLGKTDWVEELLARGADTDITNDSQQNALSSAEEMVRQFPGDLERSKVLNLVTLVHRRDQVIWRRLEASSSRNPDHATPVASPGCDIASIKFSVDSLRREMKSLVRQLTSSLEEPKAEVCALDTGLRCLEEAVKPLVEDVTSVKFGLGGESVVRTPPPDPATARLECMDAMLRRTTIVYGNGMEVMRRLYERQHDGDECTACIIKFLVGIKI, from the coding sequence ATGGCAAGCAACATTTCTGCTAGCTGCGCtgagcaatttgttgaggagaggcttTTAAATGGATTGTTTACTGGTCCATTGCTTCAGCATAAAGAGCTGTTGAACATGTTGGAAGATGTTGATGTTCGGTACATGCggcaaaaaacacttttgcatGTTGGTGTGGGACTTGGAAAAACTGACTGGGTGGAGGAGTTATTAGCAAGAGGGGCCGACACAGACATTACAAATGACagtcaacagaatgcattgtcttcggctgaggagatggtgcggcagttccctgGTGATTTAGAACGCTCAAAAGTGCTGAATTTGGTGACGTTGGTTCACAGGAGGGACCAAGTTATTTGGCGTCGTCTGGAAGCATCTTCGAGTAGGAACCCTGATCATGCAACGCCCGTGGCTAGCCCAGGATGTGATATTGCATCTATCAAGTTCTCCgtggactcattgaggcgagagatgaaatctcttgtgcgaCAGCTGACCTCATCCTTGGAGGAGCCCAAGGCGGAAGTTTGTGCACTTGACACAGGGTTGCGTTGCTTGGAAGAGGCCGTTAAGCCATTAGTGGAGGATGTGACCTCAGTCAAGTTTGGTCTAGGAGGGGAGTCTGTCGTGAGAACTCCTCCACCTGATCCAGCCACAGCTAGGCTGGAGTGCATGGACGCCATGTTGCGTAGGACGACGATAGTTTATGGAAATGGAATGGAAGTGATGCGTAGATTGTATGAGAGACAGCATGATGGAGATGAATGTACTGCGTGTATTATTAAGTTCTTAGTGGGGATAAAAATATAG
- the LOC124170375 gene encoding gastrula zinc finger protein XlCGF57.1-like, translating into MLYTSDPAGSDASDPLATDDLSDPVRYKCSPVKEDQISDDEEGHILNDCTDGVSSKLIHQDSSNQSGIGACGSPSVKADQVSDDEGRDVHTHGTDGATNELVPQGSSQAQASTSSQCEEVDAEGTGAIGIDLDSMPVLAKKESPKETDATEPTSMENEELIQNKATAMESMTEAVDLPASEKASDLLVPREPNVIASNSRKERRGKIRKGLLKENLGGTKEKKNVREVRKSFIIDGKTCTDTPHTAKKPYSCSECEKSFSRKSTLVHHIRTHTKEKPFACGECEKSFSQKSSLVYHIRTHTKEKPFACGECEKSFSQKSSLVYHIRTHTKEKPFSCNECEKSFSVSSNLICHMMIHKKEKPYSCGECEKSFSRKSTLVHHIRTHTKEKPFACGECEKSFSQKSSLVYHIRTHTKEKPFACGECEKSFSQKSSLVYHIRTHTKEKPFSCNECEKSFSVSSNLICHMRIHKKEKPYSCGECEKSFSRKSTLVHHIRTHTKEKPFACGECEKSFSQKSSLVYHIRTHTKEKPFACGECEKSFSQKSSLVYHIRTHTKEKPFSCNECEKSFSVSSNLICHMRIHKKEKPYSCGECGKSFSLKSTLVHHIRTHTKEKPYSCRECEKSFSVRSSLVRHLQTRTEEKFYACN; encoded by the exons AGTGGCATAGGAGCATGTGGGTCCCCTTCTGTAAAAGCTGATCAGGTCAGTGATGATGAAGGACGAGATGTGCACACTCATGGCACTGATGGGGCCACAAATGAACTTGTGCCCCAAGGCTCTAGTCAG gcacaggcctcaacatcttcccaatgtgaagaggtggatgctgaaggcacaGGAGCCATTGGGATAGACCTGGACTCTATGCCGGTTTTGGCTAAGAAAGAATCAcccaaggagactgatgccactgag cCTACTTCTATGGAAAATGAAGAGCTGATTCAGAATAAGGCAAcggccatggagtctatgacggaggcagtgg ATCTCCCAGCTTCTGAAAAAGCCTCAGATTTGTTAGTTCCCCGTGAACCAAATGTTATAGCATCAAATTCAAGGAAAGAAAGAAGAGGTAAAATAAGGAAAGGGCTTCTCAAGGAAAACCTTGGAGGaacaaaggagaagaaaaatgtgaGGGAAGTGAGGAAAAGCTTCATTATAGATGGAAAAACATGCACAGATACTCCACACACAGCAAAGAAACCGtattcctgcagtgaatgtgaaaagtctttctctcgaaagagtacACTTGTTCATCACATTcgaactcatacgaaggagaaaccttttgcctgcggtgaatgtgaaaagtctttctctcaaaagagtagccttgtctatcacattcggactcacacgaaggagaaaccttttgcctgcggtgaatgtgaaaagtctttctctcaaaagagtagccttgtctatcacattcggactcacacaaaggagaaacctttttcatgtaacgaatgtgaaaagtctttctctgtaagTAGCAACCTTATCTGTCACATGATGATTCATaaaaaggagaaaccttattcctgcggtgaatgtgaaaagtctttctctcgaaagagtacACTTGTTCATCACATTcgaactcatacgaaggagaaaccttttgcctgcggtgaatgtgaaaagtctttctctcaaaagagtagccttgtctatcacattcggactcacacgaaggagaaaccttttgcctgcggtgaatgtgaaaagtctttctctcaaaagagtagccttgtctatcacattcggactcacacaaaggagaaacctttttcatgtaacgaatgtgaaaagtctttctctgtaagTAGCAACCTTAtctgtcacatgaggattcataaaaaggagaaaccttattcctgcggtgaatgtgaaaagtctttctctcgaaagagtacACTTGTTCATCACATTcgaactcatacgaaggagaaaccttttgcctgcggtgaatgtgaaaagtctttctctcaaaagagtagccttgtctatcacattcggactcacacgaaggagaaaccttttgcctgcggtgaatgtgaaaagtctttctctcaaaagagtagccttgtctatcacattcggactcacacaaaggagaaacctttttcatgtaacgaatgtgaaaagtctttctctgtaagTAGCAACCTTAtctgtcacatgaggattcataaaaaggagaaaccttattcctgcggtgaatgtggaAAGTCTTTCTCTCTAAAGAGTACACTTGTTCATCACATTcgaactcatacgaaggagaaaccttattcctgccgtgaatgtgaaaagtctttctctgttaGGAGCAGCCTTGTCCGCCACTTGCAGACTCGTACGGAGGAGAAATTTTATGCATGCAATTAA